Within the Syntrophorhabdales bacterium genome, the region CTGGTACTCCTCGATCTCAAGCTTCCCAAGGTCGACGGTTTGGAACTGCTCAAGAGGATCCGCTCTGACGAGCGGACCAAATCCGTGCCGGTTGTGATCCTGACGTCATCAAATGAAGAAAGGGACAGAATAGCAAGTTACCGCCTGGGGGTGAACAGTTACGTTGTAAAGCCGGTTGATTTTGATGAGTTTGCCAGAGCGGTGGCAGAGATAGGCTTCTACTGGCTGCTGATGAATAGACCCCCTTATTGACCGGCCTGTCCGATTTCTTCGTCCGCCGCGAGCAGAAAGGAAAAGGCATGTCCGACACCATTCGTGTTCTCATTGTAGAAGATATACCAACTGATGCCGAGTTGATGGAGTACGAGCTACAAAACGCCGGTATGAACTTTTCTGTGCAACGAGTAAAAACAGAGGAGGCTTATATCTCGGCGCTGTCAGCTTTTTTGCCCGATGTAATTCTTTCAGACTATTCCCTCCCTGCCTTTGATGGCATCACGGCTTTGCGCTTAAAGCTGGAGCGGGCACCCGATACACCTTTTATTTTCGTCACCGGTGCATTAGGAGAGGAACTCGCCATAGATCTGCTGAAACAGGGAGCGACTGATTACATACTGAAAAACCGCCTGGCAAGATTACCCGTTGCCGTCTCCCGCGCACTCCGAGAGGTGGAGGAGCGAAAGGAACACCAATTAGCACAGGCCACGCTCCGGACGACTGAGGAACTTCTCCGGAAGGTGGCGACCGCAATTGAACAGACAGCAGAAAGCATAATGGTCACCAACACCGACGGTAAGGTGGAATACATCAATCCGGCATTAACCCGCATAACTGGTTACGCCGAAGACGATATCCTCGGGCGTGAGTTCACGCTCCTGCGAAGCGACCGGCATCCCCGGTCTTTTTACGACTCGATATGGCAGACCGTCAATTCGGGTAATCCTTGGAAGGGCCGCCTCGTACGAAAAAGGAAGGATGGATCTGTCTATGATATCGAAGAGACCATATCTCCTGTGAAGGACCGGTCGGGCGTCGTCGTAAATTACGTGTTTGTAGGAAGGGACGTTACAGAGCAGATACGGCTCGAGGAGCAGCTCCGGCACGCATTGAAGATGGAGGCTGTCGGGACCCTGGCAGGCGGTATTGCCCATGACTTCAACAATATGCTTTCCGTGATTATATTGAATGCAGAGCTGGCCCGGGACGACGTTCACGGCAGACCAAGGATCAACATTGAAGAGATCATCAGCGCCTCTCAGCGAGCGGCGGACCTAGTGAAACAGATTCTTACCTTCAGCCGAAAAAGTGATCACGAGAAGAACGCCCTGAATCTGACGCCTCTGGTTAAGGAGACCTACAAACTCCTTCGCAGCACGCTACCCGTGACCATCGAAATGCAGCTTGAAATGAAAGCGGCGTCAGATACGATTATGGGCGATCCATCGGAAGTTCAGCAGGTGCTCATGAATCTCGCTACAAACGCGTATCACGCCATGCTGGAGAAAGGAGGGCGCCTCCTGATCAGTCTATCGGATCGAACGTTTGAGACTCGCCAGACACTGCCTCATGCGTCCATGGAGCCTGGTCGGTATGTGGTGTTATCGGTAACGGATACCGGGTGCGGCATCAGCGAAGAGGTGAAAACCAGAATCTTCGAGCCATTCTTTACCACGAAGAAGCCGGGGCAGGGGACAGGACTGGGGCTCGCGGTCGTCTACGGCATTGTCCAGAGTCACGGCGCGGCCGTTACGGTTGATAGTGCAGTAGGCAGAGGCTCCACGTTCACTGTTTTCTTTCCGGCACTTGAGGATATTGCCGAAGCAGGATCGCAGAAACGAGGCATCATGCCCATGGGCAGCGAGAGGCTCCTGGTGGTCGATGATGAGCCTTCGGTCGTAAAGGCAACAGCTGAAACGCTCCAACGTCTCGGATACAAGGTAACAACCGCAACGAGCGGAGCCGAAGCGTGGAAGCTATTCCGGTTTGCTCCTGAAGGGTTCGATCTTATCATCACCGATGCGGTTATGCCGGAAATGACAGGCATGACACTCGCACAAAGGATACTGGAGGTACGACCGGATGTTCCTATAATTCTCTTCACGGGCTTCAGCGAAAACCTGTCTTCGGAGGACGTGAAAGCGGCAGGTATTCGTGAGTTTTTGTTAAAGCCCTTTCCAAAACATCAGCTTGCCGAGACGGTACGCAGGGTTTTAGTCGGCACCAATGCAACTAGATGAAGCGGTTTTGCGCGTTCGGCGGCATCCGATGCGGTCCTGGATCTTAGCTGTAGCAATTGGCATCAAGAGATGAACGATGCGATACATATCAACCAATGACCTGAAAACTGAATCCTTTGCCGAAGGGGGCGAACCGTGAGTACACTGGCCATATCGCTGATCGTCTTTGGGTGCATATTCGGCGGCACGCTTCTCGGAATGCTCCTTCAACGATTACTTCCAAAACATCATCTGAGTGATCGGTCTTTGGATGTCGTGAAGCTGGGGACTGGTATGCTCGCAACGCTGGCTGCCCTTGTCATTGGGCTCTTGATTTCCTCTGCCAGGGCTAATTTTGATACGATGAGAAACGAACTCATAAGTACAAGCTCGAACATTATCCTGCTCGATCGCCTCATGGCGCAATACGGACCGGAGACGAAGGACGCCCGCGACTTACTGCGCCTCACCGTCGCTGCTGCCATCAAGCGGATCTGGTCGGAAGAAAGGATGGAATACACGTACGCCAAAAGCTTTGATAAAAGGGTGTCCGGAATGGAAGCTCTCCAGGAAAAGCTGCTGCGCTTGTCGCCGCAGGACCGTGCCCAGCGATGGCTCCAGTCACGGGCCTTGCAGGTGAGCGGCGACCTGGCCGCAGAACGCTGGCTGCTCGCCCAACAGATTGGTCTAAGCTCGTTACCCATGCCCTTCTTCGTGATACTGGTATCCTGGCTCGTGATCATCTTCTTTAACTTCGGCTTGTCCTCTTCTCCTAATGCGACGGTCATCATTGTCTTGCTCATTTGTGCTCTTTCGTCCGCAGCTTCACTCTATCTGATCCAGGAACTCGATCGTCCGTATGGAGGGCTGATCACGATCTCCAGTGAGCCACTGCGTGATGCGCTTACGGTTCTCACTCAGTAGGCGCTGCACGGCTCTCGCCGTTTTATCGAATATTCATGTGCCGCGAAGACTGGAGTTCATTCAGCATGCGCACATCAGACCTGCATGCTGCCGAGTTAGTATGAAATTATTGCGCAGGGGTCTTCAGTTCACCGCAATAATGGATTACCCGCTCGTAAAGCTCAGATCATTATAGCTTAATGGCTGGAGTACGAAGCGACTATACGCTTGAGATCCGCTACGGCGAGATAGTACCCAAGAAGAGCCTGCAGTTCTTTGTACTCCGCCCTCTTCACTGCAGCAAGAGCGGTGGCGTATTGAGCCTCGGTAATCGTCCCTGATGGATGGACATGGCTAAGCTCTGGCTCTACGAGATCGACAAGCTGGCTACGAAGCTCTCCAGCGACTTCGGCTCTCTTTCGTATGATAGGTTTGTGGAGGGCAGGAGCACCATTGGGTCGGCCATTCTCGGGTTACTGTCATGAAGGAAGGATGGACGTCCCTACCACTTGCGATGCGGCAGGAACTTCTTCCGATGGACTGGAACGGCATCATAGGCAGGTGGAACCCACACAAAAGGCGGCGCCTGGGCTTTGATCACAAAAGGCTGTGGGAGATGATCGACCAGAAACTCCCGGAGCTGAGTAAGATGATTCAAGAACTGCTGAACGGCACATGAGGCAGTCTTTCGATGTTCACGACGGCATGCTCTAATCGCCATTCGGGAATTTCGAGTGGCGTGATGGGAGGGCGCGTATGCTCACCTAAGCCACATCAATGCTGGCCATTAAGGTCAGTAGTGAGGGAGTAATAGCCGAGGGGCAGAACTGGATTAACCGGATACACAAAGCTGCATCGGATGCAGTGCCAGGACAGGTTCTAATCACAGAGTAGCAGCACGAGGGGCGAGGTGGTGAGAGGTCCGCAAGAATGACTGAGCAATCAGAAAACGGTGAGCCGACCTCAACGCGGGAAACTCCGGACATCTTCTCCCTGCCATACAGCAGCAGGCTAGGGGACTCGCTCCTCGTCAGTTTTCGTATCGGTCCAAGAGTCCGGACAAGCCACACGGTCTCACCACGAGATACCGAGAAGCGCCTAACGAATGATTACCGGTGTGGCATCCCGCCCGGGCGCGGAGGCTTCGCTGACCCAGATTGCCAGACGTTCAGGGTGCAAGTTCCCTGACAGGTGCACTTAAATCCGATGTGCAAATATCTGCAAATATCTTGCATCACTTCCTAACTGTGCTAACCTATACTGAGGTTCGGGGCTCCGTTACATGGCAACAAAGGACTCCTTCGCTGTTCTCGGTATAAGCTTTAGCCCACGTACGTGCGGCAACAAGGATATAATGGTAGCCGGTACAAGGACAATGCCATTCGGGACGATATGCAAAGCAGTCTATTCAAACCTCCGTGATGCCGATGGGAGTCCTGTACATATGAGATACGGAGTCACTGGAAGGGCACAGGTGTTTTTTTTGACCGGACCTTCGCGCCCTGGCATTTAAAAGACGGTCGGGAAA harbors:
- a CDS encoding response regulator produces the protein MSDTIRVLIVEDIPTDAELMEYELQNAGMNFSVQRVKTEEAYISALSAFLPDVILSDYSLPAFDGITALRLKLERAPDTPFIFVTGALGEELAIDLLKQGATDYILKNRLARLPVAVSRALREVEERKEHQLAQATLRTTEELLRKVATAIEQTAESIMVTNTDGKVEYINPALTRITGYAEDDILGREFTLLRSDRHPRSFYDSIWQTVNSGNPWKGRLVRKRKDGSVYDIEETISPVKDRSGVVVNYVFVGRDVTEQIRLEEQLRHALKMEAVGTLAGGIAHDFNNMLSVIILNAELARDDVHGRPRINIEEIISASQRAADLVKQILTFSRKSDHEKNALNLTPLVKETYKLLRSTLPVTIEMQLEMKAASDTIMGDPSEVQQVLMNLATNAYHAMLEKGGRLLISLSDRTFETRQTLPHASMEPGRYVVLSVTDTGCGISEEVKTRIFEPFFTTKKPGQGTGLGLAVVYGIVQSHGAAVTVDSAVGRGSTFTVFFPALEDIAEAGSQKRGIMPMGSERLLVVDDEPSVVKATAETLQRLGYKVTTATSGAEAWKLFRFAPEGFDLIITDAVMPEMTGMTLAQRILEVRPDVPIILFTGFSENLSSEDVKAAGIREFLLKPFPKHQLAETVRRVLVGTNATR
- a CDS encoding response regulator, with the translated sequence MQENTIEIILVEDNPADVEMTIAALKERNLANKVHVLRDGAEALAYIMNNVDCRPGKAEQQCPKLVLLDLKLPKVDGLELLKRIRSDERTKSVPVVILTSSNEERDRIASYRLGVNSYVVKPVDFDEFARAVAEIGFYWLLMNRPPY